A section of the Arcobacter roscoffensis genome encodes:
- a CDS encoding YceI family protein — MYKLILLVLFAITALTANKLVLENGEVIAHTEIFGDKNIDPKTKKIYTNLQYENDFSNIKGTIWINSIDLESEDSSRDKNMYDLLKSKINPKISFDFINVRKIDKDNYMIEGFISLNKVSRKVKALTKISKSNNKVFFDGVFSINLTDYNLEPPTLLFLAVRNKIDIKYNFKFSDM; from the coding sequence ATGTATAAATTAATATTATTAGTTTTATTTGCTATTACTGCACTTACTGCAAATAAATTAGTACTAGAAAATGGAGAAGTAATAGCTCATACAGAAATATTTGGGGATAAAAATATAGATCCTAAAACAAAAAAAATATATACAAACTTACAGTATGAAAATGATTTTTCAAATATCAAAGGAACAATTTGGATAAATAGTATTGATTTGGAAAGTGAGGATTCTAGTAGAGATAAAAATATGTATGACTTATTAAAATCAAAGATTAACCCAAAAATAAGTTTTGATTTTATTAATGTAAGAAAAATTGATAAAGACAATTATATGATTGAAGGTTTTATATCTCTAAATAAAGTAAGTAGAAAAGTAAAAGCATTAACAAAAATATCAAAATCAAACAACAAAGTTTTCTTTGATGGAGTTTTTAGTATTAATTTAACAGATTATAATTTAGAACCCCCTACACTACTTTTTTTAGCAGTAAGAAATAAAATTGATATTAAATATAATTTTAAATTTAGCGATATGTAA